From Polyangia bacterium, one genomic window encodes:
- the smpB gene encoding SsrA-binding protein SmpB → MAAPPKNKDSADEVKVLARNRRARHEYHVDEVIEAGIVLAGSEVKSIRDGKVTLVDAFADIDHGELWLHQVDVGVYAFAHGRNHDPRRKRKLLLHRREIDRLSGKIREKGYTLVPLSLYEKRGHVKAELALVHGKQQWDKREDSKKRESQREIDRGMASRRR, encoded by the coding sequence ATGGCCGCTCCCCCGAAGAACAAAGACAGCGCCGACGAGGTCAAGGTGCTGGCGCGTAACCGCCGCGCCCGCCACGAGTACCACGTCGACGAGGTGATCGAAGCGGGCATCGTCCTGGCCGGGTCAGAGGTGAAATCCATCCGCGATGGCAAGGTGACGCTGGTCGACGCCTTCGCCGACATCGATCACGGCGAACTTTGGCTGCACCAGGTCGACGTCGGCGTCTACGCCTTCGCTCACGGCCGCAACCACGACCCGCGCCGCAAGCGCAAGCTGCTGCTGCACCGGCGGGAGATCGATCGCCTGTCGGGAAAAATCCGCGAAAAGGGCTACACGCTGGTCCCGCTGTCGCTGTACGAAAAGCGCGGCCACGTCAAAGCCGAGCTGGCCCTGGTGCACGGCAAGCAACAGTGGGACAAGCGCGAAGACTCGAAAAAGCGCGAGAGCCAGCGCGAGATCGACCGCGGCATGGCCAGCCGGCGCCGCTGA